The window CCGTCCACGTACACGTAGCCGGCCTGGACCTTGCCGGAGATCCGGGCCTTGCCGTCGATCAGGTCGACGACCACACCGTCCTCGGCGATGACGATGCGGTCCTTGGGGACGCCCGTCATGGCACCGAGCTCGGCGTTGGCGCGCAGGTGGCGCCATTCGCCGTGGACCGGCATCAGGTTCCGCGGCTTGCAGATGTTGTAGAAGTACAGCAGCTCGCCGGCCGAGGCGTGGCCCGAGACGTGCACCTTGGCGTTGCCCTTGTGCACGACGTTGGCGCCCCAGCGGGTCAGGCCGTTGATCACGCGGTAGACCGCGTTCTCGTTGCCCGGGATGAGGGACGACGCCAGGATCACGGTGTCGCCGGGGACGATCCGGATCTGGTGGTCGCGGTTGGCCATGCGGGACAGGGCCGCCATCGGCTCGCCCTGGGAACCCGTGCAGACCAGGACGACCTCGTGGGCCGGCAGGTCGTCGAGGGTCTTGACGTCCACGACGAGGCCGGCCGGGACCTTCAGGTAGCCCAGGTCGCGGGCGATGCCCATGTTGCGGACCATCGAGCGGCCGACGAAGGCGACCCTGCGGCCGTACTCGTGGGCGGCGTCGAGGATCTGCTGGATGCGGTGCACGTGGCTGGCGAAGCTGGCCACGATGATCCGGTTGTGGGCGTTCGCGAACACCGTGCGCAGGACGTTGGAGATCTCGCGCTCGGGCGGCACGAAGCCCGGGACCTCGGCGTTCGTCGAGTCCGAGAGGAGGAGGTCGATGCCCTCTTCGCTCAGACGCGCGAAGGCGTGGAGGTCGGTGAGGCGCTTGTCCAGCGGGAGCTGGTCCATCTTGAAGTCGCCGGTGCAGACGACCATGCCGGCGCCGGTGCGGATCGCCACGGCCAGGGCGTCCGGGATGGAGTGGTTGACCGCGATGAACTCGCAGTCGAAGGGGCCGAGGTTCTCGCGCTCGCCTTCCTTCACCTCGAGGGTGTAGGGGCGGATGCGGTGCTCCTGGAGCTTCGCCTCGATGAGGGCCAGCGTCAGCTTGGAGCCGATCAGCGGGATGTCCGGCTTCTCCCGGAGGAGGTAGGGGACGGCGCCGATGTGGTCTTCGTGGCCGTGCGTGAGGACGATGCCCTCGATGTCGTCGAGGCGATCCCGGATGGACGAGAAGTCCGGAAGGATCAGGTCGATGCCCGGCTGCTCCTCCTCGGGGAAGAGGACGCCGCAGTCGACGATGAGCAGGCGGCCGTCGAACTCGAAGACGGTCATGTTGCGGCCGATCTCGCCGAGACCACCCAGGGGGGTGACCCTGAGGCCGCCCTTGGGCAGCTTCGGCGGCGGACCGAGTTCCGGATGCGGATGGCTCAAAAGTGTCTCCTCACCACGCACGCCACGTACCCCGGAAGGCACGTGGCGCGCATGTCATTCGTGCACTTGTTCTTGTCTGTTTCTGTATTCGTTTGTTCGTTCTTATTTAGTTGTGAAGTCTGTTGTCAGAGCTGTACCCCGCCGGCGGCGAGGTCGCTCTTGAGCTGGGCCGTCTCTTCGGCGGTCAGCTCGACCAGCGGGAGCCGCAGCGGGCCCGCGGGCAGTCCCTGCAGGTTCAGCGCACCCTTGGTGGTCATGACGCCCTGGGTGCGGAACATGCCGGTGAAGACCGGGAGCAGCTTCTGGTGGATCTCGGCGGCCTTCTGGACGTCTCCGCCCAGGTGGGCCTCCAGCATGGCGCGCAGGTCCGGGGTGACCACGTGGCCGACCACGGAGACGAAGCCGACCGCGCCCACCGACAGGAGGGGCAGGTTCAGCATGTCGTCGCCCGAGTACCAGGCCAGTCCGCTCTGTGCGATGGCCCAGCTGGCGCGGCCGAGGTCGCCCTTGGCGTCCTTGTTGGCAACGATACGGGGGTGCTCGGCCAGCCGGACGAGGGTTTCCGTCTCGATCGGGACACCGCTGCGGCCGGGGATGTCGTAGAGCATGACCGGCAGCTCGGTGGCGTCGGCGATCGCCGTGAAGTGCCGGAAGAGGCCCTCCTGCGGCGGCTTGCTGTAGTAGGGAGTCACGGCGAGCAGGCCGTGGGCGCCGGTGCGCTCGGCCTGGCGGGCCAGCTCGAGGGTGTGGCGGGTGTCGTTGGTGCCGATGCCGGCGACCACGTGGGCCCGGTCTCCGACGGCTTCGAGTACGGCTCGTACGAGGTCGTTTTTCTCCGCGTCGGTGGTGGTCGGCGACTCACCGGTGGTGCCGTTGATGATCAGGCCGTCGTTGCCTGCGTCCACCAGGTGGACGGCGAGCTGCTGCGCGCCGTCGAGGTCAAGTGCGCCATCCGCCGTGAACGGCGTGATCATGGCGGTGAGGACCCGCCCGAAGGGGGTCTGCGGAGTCGAGATCGGAGCCATGGGTAACACGCTACTCGCTGCCATGCTCGCGGTGTCCCCTCGGGGGACGTCAACAGGGGGTGCGTCCGTCCCAGCGGCGGCCGGGAGAGGTCTTGGACGCCGGCACTGCCTGCTCGGGGGTTCAAGCAGTGCCGGGTCCGTTTGATCAGCCTAGATGAAGTTTATGAAACGTCGCAATACGGACACTTGGGACTTGACGCCGTACATCCGTACGCTCCGGGCTCAGCAGGCCTTACGGGGCAACGCGGCCGTTGCCGTTGTAGGCCGCGTACGTGAGCGGCATGAGCCTGGCCCAGTGCTGCTCCATCTTCTCGCCGACCATCTCGATCTCCCGCTGCGGGAAGGACGGGACGGCCGCGAGCTCGTGCTGCGTCCGCAGGCCGAGGAAGTGCATCAGCGAGCGCGCGTTGCAGGTGGCGTACATCGAGGAGAAAAGACCGACCGGCAGGACCGAACGGGCAACTTCCCGGGCCACGCCCGCGGCGAGCATCTCCTGGTAGGCCTCGTACGCCCGCACGTAGGAGTCCTCCATGACGCGGCCGGTCAGCTCCTGCTGCGCCTGGGTGCCCTCGACGAAGACGTACTTGCCCGGGCGGCCCTCCTGGACCAGCTTGCGCTCGGCGTCCGGGACGTAGAAGACCGGCTCGAGCTCCCTGTAGCGGCCCGATTCCTCGTTGTACGACCAGCCCACGCGGTGGCGCATGAACTCGCGGAAGACGAAGATCGGGGCACTGATGAAGAAGGTCATCGAGTTGTGCTCGAACGGGCTGCCGTGGCGGTCCCGCATCAGGTAGTTGATCAGGCCCTTGGAACGCTCCGGGTCCTTCTGCAGCTCCTCCAGGGACTGCTCGCCGGCCGTGGAGACGCGAGCGGCCCACAGCACGTCGGAGTCGGCGGCGGAGTGCTTCACCAGCTCCACCGTCACGTCACTGCGGAAGCTGGGTTTCAGATCTGAAGCGGCGGTGTCGCTCACCGGAAGTCCTTCCAAACGTGCGTCCTGGGGCGCGCCCACTCTACGGCGCCCCTCGCGGGCCCGATGCAGACGCACGTCCGCCCCGGGCGCCCCCACAGCTGACGCACCGCCACGAATTTTGGCGAATGTCCCGAAATCCGGCACCGATTGGGCGGCTCGGACGTCCTAACCCCAGAGAACGCACACTTACCGATCCCGAGGAGATTCTCCTGATGTTCCTCCGGCGCGAACCCGTCCCGTTCGCCTTCGTCGCCGAGTCCGACCGATTCCGAAGCAACGTCACTCCCCCGCCGCGCGAGCGTCTGGGCAAGACCCAGCTGGCCGCCCGTAGTCTGGTCGGACTGACCGTGGTGGCGGGGCTCGCGGGCTCACTGCTCTTCGGTATGCCCGCACTGCAGCCGAGCAAGGCGCCGGAGAAGTCGCAGCAGTCGGAGGCGTCCCAGGGGCGGTAGCCTCACGGCACAGCCCAACCGAACGTGCATGTGAGTGAGGTCCAGCCGTGCCCCTGCCCTTCCTGACGGCCGACGGCGTATCCGATGTGGATGACGACGGCGACGGCGACGAGATCCTGGCCCATGCCGACCAGGACCGCTGGCGGCGGCCCTACCGGCCCGGCCCCTGGCGCGTGGCCATCTCCGCGCTGCTGCTCCTGCTGTCCGCCTTCATGCTGCTGGCCACGATGATCGTCGCCTTCGCCGGCGGGTGGGCCGGGGCCGGATTCTGCCTGGCCGCGGCCCTCGTGGTCGTCGGGTCGGCGGTGCAGACGCTGCGCGTGGGCGTGTGGGTGAGCCCTGCGGGGCTGCGCCGGGTGGGGTTCTTCGTGACCCGCACGGTCGCGTGGAGCGAGGTCACCGGGATCCGTACGGTGCAGCAGCCGGTCCGCTGGCTGGGACTGCCGAGGACCGTGCAGGGACAGGCGCTCACGATGTCCGGGACCGGCGGCGCGGAGCCGCCGGTGCTGCTGACCGACCACAACGCGGATTTCCTGTCGCGGGCGGAAGCCTTCGACCGGGCCGCCGACGCGCTCGCGGACTGGGCCGACGAGTACGGCCCGGTGCCCGCCTGACCCACGGGTCGCGAGGTACGGCGGAGCACGCCACGGGAAGCCCGTGCAGGAATCAGACCTGTACGGGCTTCTTGTCGTGCAGGGCGATCGCGCGCAGCATGGCCTTGCGGGCCCGCGGGGTGTCACGGGCGTCGTGGTAGGCGACGGCGAGCCGGAACCAGCTGCGCCAGTCCCCCGGCGCGTCCTCGGTCTCGGCCCTGCGGCGCGCGAAGACCTCGTCGGCGGAGTCCCTCAGGATCCGCCCGTACTGGTCCCGCTCCAGCTCGTCGACGGGCAGGCCGCCCTCGGCCTCCAGCTCGGCCGCGAGGTGGTGGGCCCGCGTGACGAAGCGGGTGTTCTTCCAGAGGAACCAGACGCCGATGACCGGCAGGATCAGCACGGCCACCCCGAAGGTGACGGTGAGCCAGGTGCCGTGCCGGATCAGCATCAGGCCCCGGCTGCCGACCAGGACGAAGTACACGACCAGGACGGCGGCCGTGAGGAAGTACGTGATCTTCGCGCGCATCGTGAATCAGTCCGGTCAGCCCAGGTCGAGGAAGTGTTCCAGGCCGAACGTGAGGCCCGGGGTCTGCGTGACGCGGCGCGCACCGAGCAGGATGCCCGGCATGAAGCTGCTGTGGTGCAGGGAATCGTGACGGATGGTCAGGGTCTCGCCCTCGCCGCCGAGGAGCACTTCCTGGTGGGCCAGCAGGCCGCGCAGGCGGATGGCGTGCACCGGGACGCCGTCGACGTCCGCGCCGCGCGCGCCGTCGAGTGCCGTGGCGGTCGCGTCGGGCTGCGCGCCGAGGCCGGCCTCGGCGCGGGCGGCCGCGATGAGCTGCGCCGTACGGGTCGCGGTGCCGGAGGGGGCGTCGACCTTGTTCGGGTGGTGCAGCTCGACGACCTCGACGGACTCGAAGTAGCGGGCGGCCTGGGCGGCGAACTTCATGGTGAGGACGGCGCCGATGGAGAAGTTCGGGGCGATGAGCACACCGGTCTTCGGCGAACCGGCGAGCCAGGTGTTCAGCTGGGCGAGACGGTCCTCGGTCCAGCCGGTGGTACCGACCACTCCGTGGATGCCGTGGCGGATGAGGAAGTCCAGGTTCTCCATCACCGAGGCCGGGGTGGTCAGCTCGACCGCGACCTGGGCGCCGGCCTCGGCCAGCGTCTCCAGCTTGTCGCCGCGGCCGAGCGCGGCGACCAGTTCCATGTCCTCGGCGGCCTCGACGGCCTTGACCGCCTCGGAGCCGATGCGGCCCTGGGCCCCGAGGACCGCCACGCGCAGCTTGCTCATATTCCGTCCTTAAATCAACACAGACTTGCTTGCCGTGGGAACTAGGCGACCGCTTCGTCGAGGCGGGCGGCCTGCTTCTCCTTCAGCGGGCCGATCACCGCGAGCGAGGGGCGCTGGGCCAGTACATCCTGTGCGACCGACCGGACGTCGTCCGGGGTCACGGCGGCGATCCTGGCCAGCATGTCGTCGACCGACATCTGGTCGCCCCAGCACAGCTCGCTCTTGCCGATGCGGTTCATGATCGCGCCGGTGTCCTCCAGGCCGAGGACGGTCGAGCCGGAGAGCTGGCCGATGGCCCGCCTGATCTCGTCGTCGGCCAGTCCTTCGGAGGCGACCTTGTCGAGTTCGTCGCGGCAGATCCGGAGCACGTCGTGGACCTGGTTGGGCCGGCAGCCCGCGTACACGCCGAAGAGACCGGTGTCGGCGAAGCCCGAGGTGTACGAGTACACGCTGTAGGCGAGGCCGCGCTTCTCCCGGACCTCCTGGAAGAGGCGGGAGGACATGCCGCCGCCGAGGGCGGTGTTCAGTACGCCCAGCGCCCAGCGGCGCTCGTCGGTGCGGGCGAGGCCGGGCATGCCGAGGACCACGTGGGCCTGCTCGGTCTTGCGGTTCACCAGGTCGACGCGGCCGGCGGTGCGGATGCGCTTGGTGCCGGTGCGCGGGCCGATCGGCTCGGCGTCGGTGCGGGTCAGCGCACCGGCCTTCTCGAAGGCGGCACGTACCTGGCGCACGACCTTGTTGTGGTCGACGTTGCCGGCGGCGGCCACGACCAGGTGCGTCGGGTCGTAGTGCTTCTTGTAGAAGCGGCGGATCCGGTCGGCGCCGAGTGCGTTGATCGTGTCGACGGTGCCGAGGACCGGACGCCCCAGGGGGGTGTCCCCGTACATGGTCTGCGCGAACAGGTCGTGGACCATGTCGCCCGGGTCGTCCTCGGTCATCGCGATCTCTTCGAGGATGACCCCGCGCTCGGCGTCGACGTCCTCCTCGCGGATCAGCGAGCCGGTGAGCATGTCGCAGACCACGTCGATGGCCAGCGGCAGGTCGGTGTCGAGCACCCGGGCGTAGTAGCAGGTGTACTCCTTCGCCGTGAAGGCGTTCATCTCGCCGCCGACCGCGTCGATCGCGGAGGAGATGTCGAGGGCGCTGCGCTTCTCGGTGCCCTTGAAGAGGAGGTGCTCCAGGTAGTGCGTGGCGCCGTTCAGCGTGGGCGTCTCGTCGCGGGAGCCGACGTGCGCCCAGATGCCGAAGGTGGCGGAGCGGACGGAGGGCAGCGTCTCGGTGACGATGCGCAGCCCGCCGGGCAGGACCGTGCGCCGGACGGTGCCGATGCCGTTGCTGCCCTGGAGGAGGGTTTGGGTACGGGCGACGGCCCGCCCCTCCGAAGAGGGGCGGGCCGTCACACGGGAACTACGCGACATCACTTGTCGGAGTCGTCCTTGTCAGCGTCGTCGCCGGCGGCCTCGCCGTCGATCACGGGGATCAGGGAGAGCTTGCCGCGCTGGTCGATCTCGGCGATCTCCACCTGGACCTTGGTGCCGACCGCGAGCACGTCCTCGACGTTCTCCACGCGCTTGCCACCGGCGAGCTTGCGGATCTGCGAGATGTGCAGCAGGCCGTCCTTGCCGGGCATCAGGGAGACGAAGGCACCGAAGGTGGTGGTCTTGACGACCGTACCCAGGTAACGCTCGCCGACCTCCGGCATGGTCGGGTTGGCGATGGCGTTGATCGTGGCGCGGGCGGCCTCGGCGGCCGGGCCGTCGGAGGCACCGATGTAGATGGTGCCGTCGTCCTCGATCGTGATCTCGGCGCCGGTGTCCTCCTGGATCTGGTTGATCATCTTGCCCTTGGGCCCGATGACCTCGCCGATCTTGTCCACGGGGATCTTGACGGTGATGATCCGCGGGGCGTACTGGGACATGGCGTCCGGCGTGTCGATCGCTTCCATCATCACGTCGAGGATGTGGAGGCGGGCGTCGCGGGCCTGCTTGAGGGCCGCGGCCAGGACGGAGGCCGGGATGCCGTCCAGCTTGGTATCCAGCTGGAGGGCGGTCACGAACTCCTTGGTGCCGGCGACCTTGAAGTCCATGTCGCCGAAGGCGTCCTCCGCACCGAGGATGTCGGTGAGGGCGACGTAGTGCGTCTTGCCGTCGATCTCCTGGGAGATCAGACCCATGGCGATACCGGCGACGGGGGCCTTGAGGGGCACACCGGCGTTCAGCAGCGACATGGTGGAGGCGCAGACCGAGCCCATGGACGTCGAACCGTTGGAGCCGAGGGCCTCGGACACCTGACGGATCGCGTAGGGGAACTCCTCGCGGGTCGGGAGGACCGGCACGATCGCGCGCTCGGCGAGCGCGCCGTGGCCGATCTCGCGGCGCTTCGGCGAACCGACGCGGCCGGTCTCACCGACGGAGTACGGCGGGAAGTTGTAGTTGTGCATGTAGCGCTTGCGGGTCACCGGGGAGAGGGTGTCCAGCTGCTGCTCCATGCGGAGCATGTTCAGGGTGGTGACGCCCAGGATCTGGGTCTCGCCACGCTCGAACAGCGCCGAGCCGTGCACGCGCGGGATGGCCTCGACCTCGGCGGCGAGGGTACGGATGTCCGTGAGCCCGCGGCCGTCGATGCGGACCTTGTCCTTGATGACGCGCTCGCGCACCAGGGCCTTGGTCAGGCTGCGGTAGGCGGCGGAGATCTCCTTCTCGCGGCCCTCGAAGGCCGGGAGGAGCTTCTCGGCGGCGATCTCCTTGACGCGGTCCAGCTCGGCCTCGCGGTCCTGCTTGCCCGCGATGGTCAGCGCCTGGGAGAGGTCACCCTTGACGGCGGCCGCGAGGGCCTCGTACACGTCGTCCTGGTAGTCCAGGAAGACCGGGAACTCGCCCTCGGGCTTCGCGGCCTTGGCGGCCAGGTCGGCCTGGGCCTTGCACAGGACCTTGATGAACGGCTTCGCGGCGTCGAGGCCCGAGGCCACGATCTCCTCGGTCGGCGCCTGGGCGCCGCCCTTGACGAGGGCGATGGTCTTCTCGGTGGCCTCGGCCTCGACCATCATGATCGCGACGTCGCCGTCGTCCAGGACACGGCCCGCGACGACCATGTCGAAGACGGCGTCCTCGAGCTCGGTGTGCGTCGGGAAGGCCACCCACTGGCCGCGGATCAGCGCGACGCGGACGCCGCCGATCGGGCCGGAGAAGGGCAGGCCGGCCAGCTGGGTGGACGCGGACGCGGCGTTGATCGCGACGACGTCGTACAGGTGGTCGGGGTTGAGCGCCATGATCGTGGCGACGACCTGGATCTCGTTGCGCAGGCCCTTCTTGAAGGACGGGCGCAGCGGGCGGTCGATCAGGCGGCAGGTGAGGATCGCGTCCTCGGAGGGGCGGCCCTCACGGCGGAAGAAGGAGCCGGGGATCTTGCCGGCCGCGTACTGCCGCTCCTCGACGTCCACCGTCAGGGGGAAGAAGTCGAGCTGGTCCTTGGGCTTCTTCGACGCGGTGGTGGCGGACAGCACCATCGTGTCGTCGTCCAGGTAGGCAACGGCGGAGCCGGCGGCCTGGCGGGCCAGACGGCCCGTCTCGAAGCGGATGGTGCGGGTGCCGAAGGAACCGTTGTCAATGACGGCCTCGGCGTAGTGGGTCTCGTTCTCCACTAGCGTTTTCTCCATTTTCGTCGTCTCCGTCCGTCGCCCGTGTGGCGGTGGACGGTTGCGGAGAAGCGCTCCTGGCCTGGGGCCGGTCTTCGATCGAAGCATCCGGTTCGGTGCCCGCGGGGGCATTCCGGGTGCCACTACCGAGGACCGGCGGCGTAGGGAGGGCGCTCCTCCTCTTCTGTTGTGCACGTCTTCGTACGTCTTCATCAGACGTACACGTGCGTCCTTTCCAGACTACAAAGGGTCCGGTCCGGTCCGCACGTACAGCAAAGGGAGCGGCCCCCGGATGTGGGAACCGCTCCCTTCACGGCGTGTTACTTGGCGCCGGCCGCACCGCGGCGGATGCCGAGGCGCTCGACCAGCGTACGGAAGCGCTGGATGTCCTTCTTGGCCAGGTACTGCAGCAGGCGGCGACGCTGGCCGACCAGGATCAGCAGACCACGACGGGAGTGGTGGTCGTGCTTGTGCGTCTTGAGGTGCTCGGTCAGGTCCGAGATGCGGCGGGAGAGCATCGCAACCTGGACCTCGGGGGAGCCGGTGTCGCCCTCCTTGGCACCAAACTCTGCGATGATCTGCTTCTTCGTAGCGGCGTCGAGCGGCACGCGTACTCCTCGTTTAGGTCTTCGTCTGCCACCGAGTGCCCCAGGTCTGAATCTCTGGGGAGCTTCCGTAACTCGGGAGGCGGGGTCCGCTGAGCGCAGTCCACAGATCCTTGGAAAAGGAGTCCCGGGGACGCGTACACAAACGGCCGTCACACAGCGTACCAGGCTGCCGCTCGGCCCCGTCTCAGCTGGTGAGAGACCGGGCCCTGGAATAGACGTCCAGGACGGCCAGGGTCAGGGGCACCAGGCTGAGCAGGACCGCCGCCTCGGTGAGGTCGAGCAGCCGCCCCCAGAAGGGTGACAGACCCTTGCGGGGAATGACCAGCGCAATTCCGGCGAGGAGGGCCGCTCCGCCCGCGACGGCGGCGGTCAGCCAGATCGTACGGAGGTCCAGACCGCTGCGGTCCTGCTCCAGGACGAGGGCTTCGAGCAGGTCGGTCGGCGGGTTCAGGGCCATGCCCAGGATCAGCAGCGCGACGGCGGCGAGGCCGGCGGTCAGGGCGCACACCACCTGGGAGGTGTAGCGGAAGAGACGGGCGCGCAGCAGCATGGCGAGGCCGGTGGCGAGGGCCAGCAGTCGGCCCCAGGTGTTGTCGGAGAAGCCGAGGACCGCGGCGGACCCGACGGCGACGGCGGCGCAGCCGCCGACCAGGCCGAGCAGCATCTCGTGGCCGCGGCGGGCCTGGGCGGCGATGGCCTCGGCGTCGAGCGGGGTGCCCGGGTCCTGCTGGTCGGAGCCGGACTGGTCACCGTACGGCTCGGCCTCGTAGCGGTCCGGGGTCTCGTAATCCTCGGTGGCGCTCTGCGGGGCCGCGTAGCCGATCGGCAGGCGGGCGAAGCGGGCGGAGAGGCCGGGGAGGAAGGCGACGAGGCCGATCGCGACGGGGGCGCAGACGGCCGCGGTGTAGGTGGCGGAGGCCTCGGTGGCGATGCCGACGAAGGTGGCGAGGGTGC of the Streptomyces sp. NBC_01294 genome contains:
- a CDS encoding ribonuclease J; the protein is MSHPHPELGPPPKLPKGGLRVTPLGGLGEIGRNMTVFEFDGRLLIVDCGVLFPEEEQPGIDLILPDFSSIRDRLDDIEGIVLTHGHEDHIGAVPYLLREKPDIPLIGSKLTLALIEAKLQEHRIRPYTLEVKEGERENLGPFDCEFIAVNHSIPDALAVAIRTGAGMVVCTGDFKMDQLPLDKRLTDLHAFARLSEEGIDLLLSDSTNAEVPGFVPPEREISNVLRTVFANAHNRIIVASFASHVHRIQQILDAAHEYGRRVAFVGRSMVRNMGIARDLGYLKVPAGLVVDVKTLDDLPAHEVVLVCTGSQGEPMAALSRMANRDHQIRIVPGDTVILASSLIPGNENAVYRVINGLTRWGANVVHKGNAKVHVSGHASAGELLYFYNICKPRNLMPVHGEWRHLRANAELGAMTGVPKDRIVIAEDGVVVDLIDGKARISGKVQAGYVYVDGLSVGDVTEVHLKDRKILGDEGIISVYVVVDSTTGKVVSGPNIQARGSGIDDGAFGPVIAKIEEAIARAASDGVAEPHQIQQLIRRTMGKWVSDSYRRRPMILPVVVEV
- the dapA gene encoding 4-hydroxy-tetrahydrodipicolinate synthase; the encoded protein is MAPISTPQTPFGRVLTAMITPFTADGALDLDGAQQLAVHLVDAGNDGLIINGTTGESPTTTDAEKNDLVRAVLEAVGDRAHVVAGIGTNDTRHTLELARQAERTGAHGLLAVTPYYSKPPQEGLFRHFTAIADATELPVMLYDIPGRSGVPIETETLVRLAEHPRIVANKDAKGDLGRASWAIAQSGLAWYSGDDMLNLPLLSVGAVGFVSVVGHVVTPDLRAMLEAHLGGDVQKAAEIHQKLLPVFTGMFRTQGVMTTKGALNLQGLPAGPLRLPLVELTAEETAQLKSDLAAGGVQL
- the thyX gene encoding FAD-dependent thymidylate synthase — translated: MSDTAASDLKPSFRSDVTVELVKHSAADSDVLWAARVSTAGEQSLEELQKDPERSKGLINYLMRDRHGSPFEHNSMTFFISAPIFVFREFMRHRVGWSYNEESGRYRELEPVFYVPDAERKLVQEGRPGKYVFVEGTQAQQELTGRVMEDSYVRAYEAYQEMLAAGVAREVARSVLPVGLFSSMYATCNARSLMHFLGLRTQHELAAVPSFPQREIEMVGEKMEQHWARLMPLTYAAYNGNGRVAP
- a CDS encoding PH domain-containing protein; protein product: MPLPFLTADGVSDVDDDGDGDEILAHADQDRWRRPYRPGPWRVAISALLLLLSAFMLLATMIVAFAGGWAGAGFCLAAALVVVGSAVQTLRVGVWVSPAGLRRVGFFVTRTVAWSEVTGIRTVQQPVRWLGLPRTVQGQALTMSGTGGAEPPVLLTDHNADFLSRAEAFDRAADALADWADEYGPVPA
- the dapB gene encoding 4-hydroxy-tetrahydrodipicolinate reductase, giving the protein MSKLRVAVLGAQGRIGSEAVKAVEAAEDMELVAALGRGDKLETLAEAGAQVAVELTTPASVMENLDFLIRHGIHGVVGTTGWTEDRLAQLNTWLAGSPKTGVLIAPNFSIGAVLTMKFAAQAARYFESVEVVELHHPNKVDAPSGTATRTAQLIAAARAEAGLGAQPDATATALDGARGADVDGVPVHAIRLRGLLAHQEVLLGGEGETLTIRHDSLHHSSFMPGILLGARRVTQTPGLTFGLEHFLDLG
- a CDS encoding M16 family metallopeptidase is translated as MMSRSSRVTARPSSEGRAVARTQTLLQGSNGIGTVRRTVLPGGLRIVTETLPSVRSATFGIWAHVGSRDETPTLNGATHYLEHLLFKGTEKRSALDISSAIDAVGGEMNAFTAKEYTCYYARVLDTDLPLAIDVVCDMLTGSLIREEDVDAERGVILEEIAMTEDDPGDMVHDLFAQTMYGDTPLGRPVLGTVDTINALGADRIRRFYKKHYDPTHLVVAAAGNVDHNKVVRQVRAAFEKAGALTRTDAEPIGPRTGTKRIRTAGRVDLVNRKTEQAHVVLGMPGLARTDERRWALGVLNTALGGGMSSRLFQEVREKRGLAYSVYSYTSGFADTGLFGVYAGCRPNQVHDVLRICRDELDKVASEGLADDEIRRAIGQLSGSTVLGLEDTGAIMNRIGKSELCWGDQMSVDDMLARIAAVTPDDVRSVAQDVLAQRPSLAVIGPLKEKQAARLDEAVA
- a CDS encoding polyribonucleotide nucleotidyltransferase, yielding MENETHYAEAVIDNGSFGTRTIRFETGRLARQAAGSAVAYLDDDTMVLSATTASKKPKDQLDFFPLTVDVEERQYAAGKIPGSFFRREGRPSEDAILTCRLIDRPLRPSFKKGLRNEIQVVATIMALNPDHLYDVVAINAASASTQLAGLPFSGPIGGVRVALIRGQWVAFPTHTELEDAVFDMVVAGRVLDDGDVAIMMVEAEATEKTIALVKGGAQAPTEEIVASGLDAAKPFIKVLCKAQADLAAKAAKPEGEFPVFLDYQDDVYEALAAAVKGDLSQALTIAGKQDREAELDRVKEIAAEKLLPAFEGREKEISAAYRSLTKALVRERVIKDKVRIDGRGLTDIRTLAAEVEAIPRVHGSALFERGETQILGVTTLNMLRMEQQLDTLSPVTRKRYMHNYNFPPYSVGETGRVGSPKRREIGHGALAERAIVPVLPTREEFPYAIRQVSEALGSNGSTSMGSVCASTMSLLNAGVPLKAPVAGIAMGLISQEIDGKTHYVALTDILGAEDAFGDMDFKVAGTKEFVTALQLDTKLDGIPASVLAAALKQARDARLHILDVMMEAIDTPDAMSQYAPRIITVKIPVDKIGEVIGPKGKMINQIQEDTGAEITIEDDGTIYIGASDGPAAEAARATINAIANPTMPEVGERYLGTVVKTTTFGAFVSLMPGKDGLLHISQIRKLAGGKRVENVEDVLAVGTKVQVEIAEIDQRGKLSLIPVIDGEAAGDDADKDDSDK
- the rpsO gene encoding 30S ribosomal protein S15, which translates into the protein MPLDAATKKQIIAEFGAKEGDTGSPEVQVAMLSRRISDLTEHLKTHKHDHHSRRGLLILVGQRRRLLQYLAKKDIQRFRTLVERLGIRRGAAGAK
- the eccD gene encoding type VII secretion integral membrane protein EccD produces the protein MSTAGTTGFCRVTVVAPDSRIDVALPEDIAVADVYPELLRLTGQTQPVGAPTGFHLVRRSGTVLDGARTLAGQQVLDGEVLSLRPFAESLPPAVFDDVSDAVASAVVRDRHRWSDDMLRGAGLAGAALLLVMLGFVLWYADPVRHDMHGLPGIIAGAVGVLLTGVAGVRARVYRDRGSAVALGLGALPHLLIAGSGIIAPAAGQGPGRLQFLLGCVCVLVASVALVALTPSGDAPFVAATFVAATGTLATFVGIATEASATYTAAVCAPVAIGLVAFLPGLSARFARLPIGYAAPQSATEDYETPDRYEAEPYGDQSGSDQQDPGTPLDAEAIAAQARRGHEMLLGLVGGCAAVAVGSAAVLGFSDNTWGRLLALATGLAMLLRARLFRYTSQVVCALTAGLAAVALLILGMALNPPTDLLEALVLEQDRSGLDLRTIWLTAAVAGGAALLAGIALVIPRKGLSPFWGRLLDLTEAAVLLSLVPLTLAVLDVYSRARSLTS